From Aegilops tauschii subsp. strangulata cultivar AL8/78 chromosome 5, Aet v6.0, whole genome shotgun sequence:
ATGCAACAAGCACAGAGATCTAAGAGATTGGGTAAATTATGCCACACATGGTCATAAGTAAAAAGTGGATAATGCATGAGCATCTCACTTGAAAAAGAATAATGACTCTTAGCCTCTTGTTCCTTATCGCTTCAAGCATTTTTTGAAGCAGCAGTAGCTTGCCACATGCTTGCACTCTTGTAACTATAGGATCAGTGTGATCATGATTGTCGACTGGAGGATTCGGCAGGAATTCATCAACAAGGTAAGGGTCATCACAGCACTATAACATAACAACAAGAAGAACAGATCCAAGTCAGTGACAGAGCCAAAACTTTGCAGAAAAAGGAATGAAGTAGTACATGTACTGCAGAGTGCGTATAGACTGTTATCATACAAGCCGTAAATTTCTTTGCAAAGCACACCTTTGAGAGAGACATAATAATGTCATAAGGAGCTTTATCACTCGTCATCTGCGACTGGAGGACAGATGAGTTTGAAAGCAATATGGAACAATATATCTGTAGCTGCAGTTGTGAAACGTAAGCAGGAACCCAGTGCTCCAGTATTTTCGAAGAATCTGCTTGACGCTCATAAGCAATATGACTTTTGAAGTTTCCTTCCAGCATCATAAGGGTCTCGGCAGTATCAACGTAATTGCCATTTTCTTGCTCTCCAGAATTAAGGACTATGACTGCTTCCCAACCAATGTGTGCTATAGGTTCCTGTGTCATGGGCAGAGAGATCACAATTAAATGGCAAGCACAAGCCTGAGAGATAGGCTAGGGTTGTAGTAACAGCAATATGATCTAGGTGCAATCTATGTGCTCTTAATTGGCAAGCAGCATTTGCTCACTAAGACTAGGCAAGGGAATACTTAGCAGTTGGCACTTACCTCTAGGATAGCATCAGGATGGGATAAGAGAACCTGTAACATACTGCGGCTTCCACTCTCATAAAATTCAAAATCTCGAATTAATTTGAGCTCGTCTTTCCCCCTGTCATACACAACTTCGACATTGATAAACGTTGCCATCTTATTGAACTGAACCTCCCAtaagttggacagagaaccaggaGTTGTGAGAATTAGGAAAGGTTGGCTGACGTCAGGTAATACAGACATTCTGAATAGCACGGCCTTTATGCATACTCCTGCATAACAAATGAGTTAACCATCAAGTCCTTTTTCGTTTAGGAAGGAGTTCCAAAAATTAACCAAGCACAACAGTGAGAGATGTACTTATAATGCTAAATTGTTGCATCCATGTAAACGAAGCAATAGAACAACGCACCACGCCGGTGGCCATAACTACTACAAACAAGAATGTGGGTGAAAAACTAGAGTAGATGGACTAGTCTGCTAAGCTACTTGCATGGTTCGCTTTGAGGGTGCATGCTGCACCTAGAGGCATGAGATGGGCAAGAAAAAGACAAATGGATTTGAGAAGGCAACCGTGAGTCATCTCGACTGAGTTAAACATTTGACATTTGTATTTACATTATTATTCATTTGACATTTGATTTGTTATTTCCCAAGTATGAAGACAACTACATTGAACAGTGAAGGCAACTATGTTGAATGAACATCAGCGTTGAGAAGCAGGCCGACTGGAAGCAATGTCCTAGGACTGCTGCTTAATGTGGCAGCTAACCAGCCATGAGCATGTGAAAAGCATGTCACAAATACATTGTTACAGTGACACTACTGATGTCAGTATGAAGTGATGATGTGGTGCGTCTAGGCTGTTGAGTGATAAGCAATTTCGACCACTGTCTTTTTACAGTGACACTATACATTTGTTGCTGGTCTTCAGACCACTTCCTTTTGAGTTTACAGTGACACTGTACATTTGTTGCTGTTTTCCCTATATTTTTTGGCTTAGGTGTGTAACTGCCTCTTTCGAAAGATGTGTAACAGCCTAAGCACTATCAGGGCATTCCTGCCGTGAGAAAAACAGTTACACACATCTGCTGGCTCAACTCTCTCAGGTGCTttatcaaaaaaaaaaaagaagtcTCCGGTGCAGCGGCATGTTCACAGTGATAGTAGTATTACTCATGCAAAACCAGCGGCAGCACTGTTCAGATGCTTTGGAGACTAAGCTCACAGCATCTAGCCTGAGGTTCTATAA
This genomic window contains:
- the LOC109741698 gene encoding uncharacterized protein, whose amino-acid sequence is MSVLPDVSQPFLILTTPGSLSNLWEVQFNKMATFINVEVVYDRGKDELKLIRDFEFYESGSRSMLQVLLSHPDAILEEPIAHIGWEAVIVLNSGEQENGNYVDTAETLMMLEGNFKSHIAYERQADSSKILEHWVPAYVSQLQLQIYCSILLSNSSVLQSQMTSDKAPYDIIMSLSKCCDDPYLVDEFLPNPPVDNHDHTDPIVTRVQACGKLLLLQKMLEAIRNKRLRVIILFQQWSPLGRRRDTELINTAQQRLLQVYVMAREP